In Hahella sp. HNIBRBA332, the genomic window AGGAATCCTGCGCAGCCATTGCTCCGTTTGCTGGTCCTTCAATGAAATACTATTGTCTGATTGGGCGGCGGAAGCCGCGTCCGACGGTTCTTTGTCGGAGTCTTCTTCGGGCTTGCCCTGACTGGCTGTCTGGGTTTCTTTGTCGCCATCCTTCTTCTCGGCCTCTTGCTGCTCGGCGCTGGCGGCTTTGGATGCGTCGTCCTTAGGATCAGCTTTGTCTTCTTTATCTGCTTTTTGCGCTTGCTCTGCGTCTTGCTGTGTATCTTTGTCCTGGCTGGAGGAGGCGTCCTGTTTGTCCGCATTTTGACTTTGCGGCTGCTGCGCAGGATTGCCGCCTTGCTGGCCCGGTTGGCCTGCACTGTCCTGATCGGAAGGCTGCCCATTTGGTTGTTGCGAGTCGGATTGATTCTTTTGCGAGTCCGATGAATTCTGCTGCTGACTTTGTTGTTGGTCGGCGTTCTTCTGATCGGATTGCTGCTGATCTTTATTCTGGTCCTGGCTGTTCTGTTGCTGTTGCTGTTGCTGCTTTTGCTGTTCCAGCATTTCTTCCAGCCGACGTTTGTTTTCCTCGGCTTCGGACATCTCTGGATTGCGCTTCAGCGCTTCTTCGTAGGCTTTGATTGCTTCTTCGTAGCGCTGCTGGTAAGCCAGACTGTTGCCGCGGTTGTAATGGGCCTTCGCTGTATCCAGTTTGCCGAATTCCGCTTCCGCTTTCGCGTAGTCGCCTGCGCGGAAATAGGCGGCGCCTTTGCCCATCGGGCTGCCATAGGCGTCTGCGGCGTCTTCGTACTTTTTATCCTGGTAATACTCCCAGCCCCGTTGATCCGGGGTGGACCAAAGATTGTTCCACTCGATGGCGTGGGAGACTTGTGGTTTCGCCAGCAATACCAGCAGGCACAACGCGACGCCAGCCTGCCGATACTGCCAAAGCAGCAGAGGGATCACGATCAGCAGCAGGAGATAACCCGCGTCATGCCATTGTTCCCCTTGCAGCGTGTTGTCTTCGTTGGCGTCTTTGAAGCTCGTGGTATTGGCGCTGGGTAGCAGACGCCGCAGGTCGGCGTTGTCCAAGGTCATTTTAGTGAAGCGGTCGCCAGGGCGGTCTGCGATTTGACGCATCAATGAGAAGTCGGGCTTGGCCACGACGACTTGATCGCCTTGTTTGATAAAGCCCCGGTTGGGGATGGGGATCGGTCCGCCGTCATCCGTGCCGACGCCCAGTATGGATATTGAAACCCCGGCTTTGCTGAGCTGATCCTTGATTGGCTGCACGTCCATTTCTTCCACGCCGTCCGTGATCAACAGAATACGGGCGTTGGCGGCGCCGGCCTGCTTGATCACATTCAAGGCGGTTTCAATACCTGCGGCGGCGTTGCTGCCCATTTCCGGCATGATAAACGGGTCCAACGCAGGCAGCATGGCGCGTAGTGTATTGCTGTCCTCCGTCAACGGCGCGACGACATGACCGCTGCCGGAAAACGCCACCAGGGCGGTTTGTCCTTCCTTGCGGGCGTCCAGCAGGTCATACACTTTTTGTCTGGCGCGGGTCAGGCGATTGGGCGTTAAATCGGTCGCCAGCATGGAAAGAGACAAATCCAGAGTGACCACCAAGGCTTCCTGCTTCAGGGTGACTGGCGTTTCCTGCTTCGACCAAGTAGGGCCAGCCAGCGCGATGACGGACAACACAAGAATCAGCGGCCACAGCCAGAAGCTGCTGCGCTTGACGGTTTGCGGCGGCGTCTCGCTCAGCGCGGCGAGAAACTCTGGCGGCAATAAGGTATGCCAGGAGTTTTGACCGTTTCTGCGACGACGCATAAGAAATAGTAGCGCCAGCAATGCCGGCGCCAGCAATAACAGCGCGGGGCGCAGGAAGTGAAACTGGCTTAGGAACTCCATCATGGCGCTTCCT contains:
- a CDS encoding VWA domain-containing protein, whose protein sequence is MMEFLSQFHFLRPALLLLAPALLALLFLMRRRRNGQNSWHTLLPPEFLAALSETPPQTVKRSSFWLWPLILVLSVIALAGPTWSKQETPVTLKQEALVVTLDLSLSMLATDLTPNRLTRARQKVYDLLDARKEGQTALVAFSGSGHVVAPLTEDSNTLRAMLPALDPFIMPEMGSNAAAGIETALNVIKQAGAANARILLITDGVEEMDVQPIKDQLSKAGVSISILGVGTDDGGPIPIPNRGFIKQGDQVVVAKPDFSLMRQIADRPGDRFTKMTLDNADLRRLLPSANTTSFKDANEDNTLQGEQWHDAGYLLLLIVIPLLLWQYRQAGVALCLLVLLAKPQVSHAIEWNNLWSTPDQRGWEYYQDKKYEDAADAYGSPMGKGAAYFRAGDYAKAEAEFGKLDTAKAHYNRGNSLAYQQRYEEAIKAYEEALKRNPEMSEAEENKRRLEEMLEQQKQQQQQQQNSQDQNKDQQQSDQKNADQQQSQQQNSSDSQKNQSDSQQPNGQPSDQDSAGQPGQQGGNPAQQPQSQNADKQDASSSQDKDTQQDAEQAQKADKEDKADPKDDASKAASAEQQEAEKKDGDKETQTASQGKPEEDSDKEPSDAASAAQSDNSISLKDQQTEQWLRRIPDDPGGLLRRKFLQQYQQGSRPSSSKQDSGRPLW